AAAGAAAGTATAGCCGGGTTAAATTCATTTTCTCCTTACCTTTAGCTCCAGAAATTGCCGTAGCGAATGGAGGTTAGAAAAGAATACATTTTAAGAGATTTTGATTTTTCAGAATTAACAACCTTATTTATATTAAAACATATCAATGAACAGGTGGACACTGATGTTAAAGGCTTTTATGACCTTGTTCCGGATTCCATCGGCATTGATTTTGTTTTTTTCAACCATCCCGGCAGCAGCATTCCTTTTCCAGGAGTGGGCATTATTCAAAATGAGCAGATCACGACACTGACTTGTGGATGCAGGGATACCAGCACTAAATTATGTGTACATCAGGCCCAGGCATTATACAATATTATAGAGCGCCCCGCTATCCGTATGTTCCTGGATCGCAAACTTCGCCTGGAACAAATGAGACTGCAGGCCAGAGATTACGGACTGGAAAAAGAAGCACAGATTTCTGATTTCTTTGAGCTTGAATATGAAAATGGCCAAACGAAGATTAAAGCGGTCAAAAAGGAACTCTTTCCATTAAATAATCACAGTAAACAAGCACTTAAAAATACCCTGCTGCCAAAGGAAGGATTGCAATTGCCGGTTTCAGGATCTTTTAAAGCGAACCATAAAATGGGATTGGTGTTTGGACAACATCGTTTTTACAGCCACCTGACTTTAGAATTGATTGAAGCGCACACCACCCTGGACGGGAAGTTTAAAAACCCGGTAACAACCATCAATCCATCCGATCTGATCTGGAAAACTGAGCGGACAGAGGAGCTTAAATTTTATAGTGGGGTACTGAAATTTCAAAACAATTATAATTCTGAACGTACAGGTTCAGATCTGGATGCGCTTAAAGCACTTGCGAAAAATCCCCTTAAACTGGATGTTTTTCTGCACGATGCAAAGGTATCAGCTAATATTACAGCAAGTTCGATCCGGCCAATTCAGTTAAAAACACTGAGTGTAGATATGAGTTTACATGTCAGCCAGCGACAAGAGTTCTATGAGGTGTCGGGCAAACTGAGCCTCGATGGTACCGACTACGCGCTGGACCAGATTCAGCTGAAATATCATTATTTCATTCAGATGAACCGGGATCTTCATTTAATTGATAACCCTGACTTTTTAAGGGTGATCGATTTCTTTAAGCAGCACCATGATAAGATGCTGATCCACCATTCTAAATTTGAAGCTTTTCAGGATGATATCCTCTCCAAATTGGAAAACAGGATTAAGATCACTTATGATTATCTCAAGCCCGCCACAAAAAAACAGATAGAAGAGAAAGGTTTTGACCTGGAAAATGAGCAGATCATTTACTTATCAGAATCCGAAGATTTTGTATTGTTTACACCAGTAATGAGGTACGGAGACCTGGAAATCCCCGTATTGTCCAGAAAGCAGATCAAGTCGAGAGATAGAAATGGCAATCTTTTTACTTTATCCCGCGATACGGAAACAGAACTTCAGTTTACCTCTGACGTGGTACGGCAACACCCATATTTTGAAGATCAGCTGGAAAGCAACGATTGTTTTTACCTGCACAAAACCCGGCTTTTAGAGGATAACTGGTTTCTTCATGCTTTTGAGGAATGGCGGAACAAGAATATCAGTATACTGGGTTTCAACCAGCTAAAGAACAACAACCTGAATGCACATCAGGCCAAAATCTCGATCAATGTAATGAGCGGGATCGACTGGTTTAAAACAGCGGTAAAGCTGAAATATGGAAACCAGGTGGTTTCCTTAAGACATTTACACCAATCTATTCGCAATAAAAACAAGTTCGTAAAACTGGATGATGGTACTCTGGGGATCCTTCCTGATGAGTGGATTGAAAAGTTTACCAAATATTTTAATGCCGGGGAGGTGATTGAAGAACACATTCACACGCCAAAGATCAGTTTTACTGCAATTGAAGAAATGTACGAAGACCAGCTTTTGGATGAGTCGGTGAAAGATCAGCTGGCTATTTATAAGCGCAGGCTTTCGGGTTCAGACACCATCACCGATGTAGCGGTACCAGAAGGCTTGAATGCAACCCTGAGAGAATATCAGAAACAGGGTTTAAACTGGTTGAACTTTCTGGATGAGTTTAATTTCGGGGCCTGCCTGGCCGACGATATGGGGCTGGGAAAGACCATACAAATTATTGCTTTCATCCTTTCCCAAAGAACAAAAGGCCACCACAACACCAACCTCATTGTGGTTCCTGCATCTCTGATCTTTAACTGGCAACAGGAAATCGAGAGATTTGCACCTTCTATAAAGGTGCTGACGGTTTATGGTTCAGAGCGGATTAAGAATCATCATGAATTCGATAAGTATGAAGTAGTGATCACTTCTTATGGCACCTTACTTACAGATATCAGGTTCTTAAAAGATTACCGCTTCAATTACATCTTTCTCGATGAATCACAAACTATTAAAAATCCCGAATCCCAGCGTTATAAGTCGGTGCGCTTGCTGCAATCCCGTAATAAAGTAGTCCTTACCGGAACACCGATAGAGAATAATACATTTGATCTTTACGGTCAGCTCTCTTTTGCCTGTCCTGGCCTGCTGGGTAGCAAACAATATTTCAGAGAGATCTATTCTACGCCGATAGACCAGTTTAAGGACCGTAGAGCGGCCATTCAACTTCAAAAAAGGATCAATCCTTTTCTTCTGCGACGTACAAAAGAGCAGGTAGCTAAAGAGCTTCCTGATAAAACAGAAATGGTCATCTATTGTGAAATGGAACCTGATCAGCGTAAAGTTTATGATGGGTATGAAAAGGAAATCCGCGACTACCTGACCAATCAGACAGATGAAGAAGTAGCGAGTAATACGATGAATGTCTTGAAAGGTATTACAAAGCTGAGACAGATCTGCAATTCTCCGGCACTATTAAGCGAAGATGAGTTTTATGGTAGCTCTTCTGCCAAAATGGAGGTCTTACTGGAGCAGATAGAAAATAAATCACCACAACATAAAATCCTGGTTTTTTCCCAGTTTGTAGGGATGCTGGAACTGATTAAAAAGGAATTAAAACATAAAAAGATCGCTTTTGAATACCTCAGTGGACAAACCAGGAACCGGGAGGCGGTTGTGGCATCCTTTCAGGATAACCCGGAAATTCGTGTCTTTCTGATCAGTTTAAAAGCAGGAGGGGTTGGACTTAATCTGACTCAGGCAGATTACGTTTATCTGGTGGATCCCTGGTGGAACCCTGCGGTAGAAAATCAGGCAATTGACCGTACCTATCGCATCGGACAACAGAAAAATGTCATTGCAGTCCGTCTGATCTGCCCGGATACCATCGAAGAAAAAATTATGAAACTGCAGGCTTCCAAAAAAGACCTGGTCAGAGACCTGATAAAAACAGATGCCTCTATTTATAAATCTTTATCCAAAAAAGAATTGCTGGCTTTATTTAGTTAAATAAGACCTGATTATCACATTAAACTAAAGTAAATTTTAGGTATATTTAATGTTAAGCGCAGCAATTCTTATGGACCGTCTTTTTAAAATTTTCGGGACTTTATTTCTGATGTTTACTTTGACAAACGTTTATGGTCAGGGTAAGCAATGGATTTCTTTTGAATTTTATGAAGGGGTGTTTAATACTAACATTGATACATCAGTCCTGGTTCCAGCACCTGAACTTTCACAACAATCGATAAAATCAGCCTATGAACGGCTAAATACCGCGGAATACCGGGCAATCATAGATTCTCTGCTGGGTTATCGGAAAAAATATGAACTAAACGACTGGTTATACTATCAGCTGATTCGGAAAGTAGCCCAGCAAATCAGCCCTAAGCAGAATAATTATAGCCGTTATACCCTGTATAAATGGTTCTTCTTAGCAAAATCGGGCTATGATGCAAGACTGGCACTGAGTAAAGACAGAATCATCTTCTATATTTTTAATGATGAAGACATCCGGGATATTCCATTCTTTATGGTGGATCAAAAGAAATTCATGTGTTTGAACTATCATGACTATCCTAAAGCAGATCTGAATGAAGATCCACCTATTCCTGTGACTATCAATATTACTGGCGCAACAAAATCCTTTTCCTACAAAGTGACTAAAATGCCGGATTTTAAACCGGATAATTATTTTGAAAAGAGACTGGAGTTTGTGTATAAACATAAAGCTTACCATTTTAACATTAAACTGAACCGGGAGATAGAGGCCATTTTTGCCAATTATCCTGCGGTAGATTTTGAAACTTATTTTAACATCCCCCTCAGTAAAGAAACTTATGGATCCTTGATTCCCCTGCTTAAAAAGAACATTCAGGGAATGAGTCAGAAGAAAGGGGTTGACTATCTGATGCGATTTACCCGATATGCTTTTCTATATGAAGATGATGCCGCTAATTTTGGAAATGAAAAGCGACTGTCTCCGGAAGAAACCCTATTTGCAAGTCATAGCGATTGCGATGATCGCGTGGCACTTTTCTTTTACCTGGTAAAAGAGATTTATAACATACCTATGATTGCACTGTTATATCCTACGCACATCACTATGGCCGTTCAGTTTGACAAGCCGATTGGAGATGCCATCGTTTACAAAGGAAAGCTTTATTCCGTTTGTGAACCTACTCCTCAGAAAGAAGATCTTCCAATTGGGGTGATCTCTGCAAAACTGAAAAATATTCCTTATCAAATTGTCTATCAGTACGACCCTGGACATTAAAAATAGCTATATTTAATGCCTTATTTAATATAGTTGATCTGATTTTTATGACCCGGAAGGTTTTATTTTTTTTCTCTGCAGTACTCGGTTTTATAAACTTTGCAAATGGACAGCTTCCTGTCCTTGATGACTTGAATTACCTCTCTTCAAGAGATGGACTCGAAAATGCATTTCAGGTTTTTAAAGGTCAGAAATCGGCTACTGTAGCCTTTCTTGGTGGCTCAATTACCTATGCACCTGGCTGGAGAGATTCTGTATCTGTTAGTCTGCAACGTCGTTTCCCAAATACTTCTTTTCATTTTATTACCGCAGGTATACCCTCATTGGGTAGCTTGCCACATGCCTTCCGTTTAAAACAGGATGTGCTGGATTCGGGAAAAGTAGATTTACTGTTTCTGGAAGCAGCGGTCAATGATGAAGTGAACGGTACGGATAGCCTGGTCCAATTGCGGGCATTGGAAGGCATCATCAGAAATGCAAGACTACATCAACCCAAAATTGACATCGTTCTGATGTCTTTTGCTGATCCAGATAAGACTAAAGCTTACAATGAAGGAAGAACTCCGGTTTCTGTTGCAAACCATGAACTGCTGGCCGCTTATTACGGATTGCCCTCCATCAACCTGGCTAAGGCAGTCAGGGATAGAATGCAGAACAAGGAATTTAGCTGGGAGGAAGATTTTAAGGACCTGCATCCTTCTCCATTTGGACAGGGAATCTATGCACGGGCCATCAGGAAACTGCTCTCTCTTAACTTTGATCCGCAGAAAACAACAATCCCATTAGCAAGCAGCCATCGGAAGCTATCCTTGCCCATGAATAATGGTAGTTTTGAAAAAGGGCATTACGTAGAACTAACCGATGCAACACGCTCAGAGGCTTGGATTTTACATAAAAACTGGCTGCCAGAAGACGGTTTAAATACGCGTAAAGGTTTTGTAAATATTCCGATGCTAACTGCACAGAAACCTGGGGCTATCTTAAGCCTGAACTTTAAGGGAAATGCGGTTGGCATGGCTATCGTATCTGGAGCGGATGCCGGAAAAGTAATATATACCATAGACAATGGCCCAGAAAGAGAACTGGATTTGTATACTAAATGGAGTAAATCCTTACACTTACCCTGGTATGTGCTATTCGACAGCAACCTAAAGAATGGCAATCATACGTTAAGACTCAGAATCAGTGAAAATAAAAATGGGAAAAGCACAGGAAATGCTTGTCGTATTGCTCATTTTCTCGTCAACTAACCAGAGCTTTTATCTATCTTAGGGACTTTTAAGCTGTAAACTGAAATTAAATTGACTATTGCTGAGCGGATTTGCTTATTTCTTATTATTGTATCAGGTCTCGGACTGAAAGCAACTGCCCAGATAAAGCGTGATGTCCTCGGTAAGGTAACAGACAGCACAAAGCAGGCTATTCCGGGAGCAAACGTGAGAATTATTGCAGGTAAGGATACCCTGAGCACCAATACAGATAAAAATGGTAAATTTTCTTTTAATCAGGTTCTGTCTCCGGATTTTTCTCTCCTCATCAGAAGCATCGGTTATAGACCCCATTCTGGCAATTTCAGTTTCAAAGCAGGAGCAAATACCCTTCAGCTGGAATCCTTCATTTTACAACCCGATACACTGATGTTGAAGGAGGTCGTTATTGAAGGAAAAGTGGTCGCCATGAAAGTCAAAAAAGACACACTGGAGTACAATGCTGCAGCTTATAAAGTTCGTGAAGGAGATTATGTGGAACAGTTACTCAAGCAACTGCCGGGAGTGGAGGTAGACCAGAATGGAAAAGTCAGCAGCATGGGTAAAGAAATGACTAAAATCCGGGTGAATGGTAAAGACTTTTTTACTGGAAATGTAAAAGAGTTTATTAAACAGCTTCCTGCGGAAATGTTCTCTCATTTACAGGTTATAGATGATTATGGGGATGAGGCCAGACTCACAGGAATAAAAATGGGCCAGCCTAAAAAGATCCTTAACCTGGTTACCAAACCGGGAAGAAACAGAGGTAAATTCGGAAATGCAGGGGTCGATGGCGGTACAAATAATAGATATGGCTTCCAGGCTACGGGTAATGTTTGGAAAGACAATAAACAGGCAGGACTGAGCACAAACCTTAACAATACCAGGAATACCGGGGGAGCAAACCGGTCTTTCTACACCTCCGCAAATTACCGGGATCAGATCACTAAAAGAACCAATGGATCCGGAAATTACTCTTTTAACAATAACCTGAATGAAAGCAATCAGTTCAACTACATTGAACGGGTTAACTCGCTGGGAACACTATATACTACAAATGACAATAAATCAAAGTCCAGGTCTGACAGTCATAATTTTGACCTGAATATGAATGGGACTTATGATCAGCAATTTTTCACCGGGTCTTTAAACGGAGGTTTCTCCAACGGCGTGTCCAACAGCAGTTCGGAATCCGTTCAGAAAGGAGCCATTCGTCAGGATTTGTCCAACAGAAGTAACTCCAGTCAGTATAACCCCAGCCTCAACGGTAACTTTGGATGGGGTAAAGGGTTTGCAAAAAAAGGAAGGGCAATTTACCTGAATTTCTCCGGGAGTATAACGGACTCGAAAAGCGAAGAGGATATGATGAACCGGATAGGTTATTACGATCAGAAAACCGGAGAGTTTGTGAAAGAGTCGTTCCTGAACCGTTTGATTGACAACAACAGCGCTAATCGTCAGATGAGTACAAGTATCAGCTACAGCGAACCATTGAGCCAGGCCGATGATACGGTAAGCACCAGGAATATTGACTTTAACTATACCTTTTCACTGTCCTCAACCAATAACGGACTACAGACCAGGGTTAAGGATGCAAACGGCACGATCAGTTTTGTGGATTCACTCAGCAATGTCTACCATTCCAATTTTATCAATAACAATTTACGGGTCAGCTATAGGTATGGTTCAAAGCGCCTGAATTATAGTGCCGGAATCTCTTTGCAGCCGAGTTCGTTAAAAGGAAGCTATGAAGGCCGTACGGACAGGATCAGACAGAACACCCTGAATTTTTCCCCTTCCGGAGACCTGAATTTTGTGATTTCTCCTTCACAATCCCTGAGTGGAAATTACACCGGTTCCAGCAATGCACCGGACTTCCAGCAATTGCAACCGGTACCGGATACAAGGGATTTGCAAAACATCATTATTGGCAATCCTGATCTGAAAACTTCTTTTAACCATACCGGAAACATAGATTACCGACTTTTTGATCCGAAAGGCGGACTGTCTTTTCAAATGGGACTGAATACCAGCTTCGTGCAAAATAAGGTGGTTGCCAATGTGCTGCTGGTAGGAGATACGTTAAATAGCCTGAAGCAGGAAACACGTTATGTAAACGCCAATGGAAATTATAACGTTGGAAGTTCCTATTCCTTAAATTATCCCTTTTCAAAAAGAAGGTTTGCTCTTACGATTAATGGAAACCTGGACCATGCAAATGATGTTCTGTTTACGGATGGAAAGAAAAGCTTTAGCAAACGGTTTAACTTTAACCAACAACTGAGCCTCTCGGTAAATACAGATAAAATTAGCCTGAGTGCACAGGCGGGTTATGTACTGAATACCAATACATACTCTTTGAATGCGGGTCAGACACGAAAAGTAGAGACCTGGATGTTCAACCTCTATTCCCGGTGGATCATGACGAAATCATTTACCCTGAATTTTTCCGGATCCAAGCGGATTAACAGTGGATACTCACTTTCAGCAAATAATCCTTTGCTGATCAATGCCGGCTTTGAAAAAACCTTCTTTAAAAATAAAACAGGAATGCTGACCTTTGCCGTAAATGATCTCCTGAATCAGGGAAACGGACTGAACAGAACTTTCTCTGATAATGCCGTTACAGAAAGCCGCACAGAAGGGGTAACCCGTTTTTTCGTGCTTGGTTTTTCTATGAGACTTCAGGATTTTGGATTACATTAGCAGCACATCATCAATCAATGAACAGACGTTTAGCTATAAAACAAGTACTCATATTCGCAGGGGGATTGGCCCTGCTGCCTTCCTGCTTAAGGAATGAAGGCAAAGTTTCTATTCAGTTGCAACACCTCGATATCTCTGCTGCACAGGAGAAATTACTGGCGGAGATTGCAGAACTGATTATCCCAAAAACAAACACTTCAGGTGCAAAAGACCTTGGACTTCACCTTTTTGTATTAAAAATGCTGGACGATTGCTATGATAAAGCAGAACAGGAACAGTTTATCAACGGCTTAAAAGCCTTTGAAGGACTGGAAGGAGCAGAGCTGAAACAACTGCTAACCGAAGCCAATGCGAACAAAGCCGGCCTTGCTAAAGAAATCAGCCAGTTTTTCTCTATTATGAAATCACGTACCATTGGCGGTTACCTGAATTCCAAATATGTAATGAGCAACCTGGTCATCTGGGAATTGGTTCCCGGAAGGTACAATGGTTATTTCCCTGTTAAAACAGCTTAAGTAAAAGAGAAAATGTCAAACAAACAACATACTTATGATGCCATCGTCATTGGCTCGGGCATTAGTGGTGGATGGGCCGCCAAAGAATTTACAGAAAAGGGCCTGAAAACATTGGTCCTGGAGCGGGGCCGGGATGTGAAACACCTGATTGATTACCCGACAACAAATAAATATCCCTATGAATTTGAACACCGGGGTGAGCTGACTTTAGCGATCCGAAAGGAAAACCCGGTGGTCAGTAAATGTTACGCCTTCAGAGAAGACGCGATGCACTTTTTTGTGAAAGACAAAGAACATCCCTACGTTCAGGAGAAACCGTTCGACTGGATTCGTGGTTATCAGGTAGGTGGTAAATCTTTATTATGGGCAAGACAAACTCAGCGCTGGAGTGACCTTGATTTTGAGGGACCTTTGAGAGATGATTTTGCGGTAGACTGGCCAATCAGGTACAAAGACCTGGCCGCATGGTATACTTACGTGGAACAGTTTGCGGGAATTTCGGGTAATAAAGATGGATTGCCACAATTGCCTGACGGTGATTTTTTACCGGCTTTTCCTTTGAATGCGGTGGAAGATTATTTTAAGAAGACAGTCAGCGAAAAATACGAGGGCAGGCATGTAATCAGTGCGCGTTGTGCACATTTGTCGCAACCTCGTCAGGTTCATTTTGATCAGGGAAGAGGCAAATGTCAGAACAGAAACCTATGTCAGCGGGGCTGCCCATTTGGTGGTTATTTCAGCAGCAATGCTTCCACTTTACCCTGGGCAGCTAAAACAGGAAACCTTACTTTAAAACCTTTTTCTGTCGTAGAATCGATTATTTATGACGAAAAACTAGGTAAAGCTTCAGGGGTAAGGGTAGTGGATGCGAATACAAAAGAAGTAACTGAATATTTTGCAAAGGTGATTTTTGTGAACGCCGCTGCAATCAATACTAACCTGATTCTTTTAAATTCAACGTCTTCCCGCTTTCCTGATGGACTGGGAAATGACAGTGGTGTATTAGGTAAATATGTAGCTTTCCACAATTACAGTGCAAGGATCAGCGCGGAATATGAGGGCCTGAAAGAATTTACAACGGACGGCAGAAATCCTTCAGATGGCGGATATATTCCGAGGTTTAGAAACCTGCTGAAACAGGAGACAGATTTTAAAAGAGGCTACGCAGCAGGATTTTCTGCTTACCGGGCACCGGAAAGAGATATGTCAGGTATTGGAACTGATTTAAAAGAACAACTACTCCATAAAAACCTGGGTCCATGGCAGGTCGGTTCCCACATGATGGGAGAGACAATTCCGAAGGAAAGTAATTATGTAAAACTGGATAAAGACAAAAAAGACGAGTGGGGAATTCCCTTGTTGCGCATCTCTATAGATTATGATGAGAACGATGCAAAGATGAAGAAAGATTATCTTGAGCAATTAACCGGGATGTTTACGGAAGCTGGATTTAAAAACATCAAGGCTAATGACGCCGGACAAGCCCCGGGGCTGGATATTCACGAGATGGGAGGTGCCAGAATGGGACATGACCCCAAAACATCGGTACTAAACAAATGGAACCAATTGCACGATTGTAAAAATGTATTTGTTACAGATGGGGCCTGTATGACTTCAACCTCCACACAAAACCCATCCTTAACTTATATGGCGCTTACTGCGCGTGCGGTTGATTATGCGGTTCGTTCAATGAAGAAAGGGGAGCTTTAAGTTCCTCTTCAATTTTGATGTATTCTTTTAACAGGGTGATTTGATTGACTGCCCTGTTAAAATTATGGTCTTCATATTTAGCGCCATAATAGACGTCGTTCTGAAGGTAATCTGCCAGGAAACGAATGGCCTGCATATAGATGATGAATTTTCCCGCATACGTAAAGTACTCTTTTTCCGTAGCGGTGAGCACGCCTTGCATTTCTTCCATATAGCCGTCATAGACCGCTTTAAAGAATTCTTTTCTGATGCTGATTTTACTGAAGTCAGTTTCTTCTTCAGTGGCAGCACACAGATAGGTACGCATCATATCCCCGACATCACTGATAAAATACCCGGGCATTACGGTATCCAGGTCAATCACACAAATACCTTTATAATCTTTGTCAAACAGGACATTGCTTATTTTGGTGTCATGGTGGATTACCCTTAATGGAACTTCTTTGTTGGCAACAATGTCCAGATAGGTATCTACCAAATCCTGATGATCATTGATAAAATCAACATAGGCTTTTGCTTTTTCCATTCTTTCCGGATTGGCGTTTGCACAGGCTGTTTTAAACTGTTCGTACCTTAAACTCAGGTTATGAAAATCAGGAATGGTAATATTAAGGTCTTCTGCATTAAAATCAGCAAGTAAACCAGAAAATTTACCGAATTGTCTGGCCGCTTCATAGGCTTCTTCTTCTTTCGTCAGTGCATTTAAAGAAACAGAGCCATCTACAAATGGAGACAAGCGGAAATAACCAGATGCGGTATGCAATAGCGATGCACCGGATAATGTCTTTATTGGGGATACAAATAAGTAGTCAGGATCTTTTTTACTCAAAAAGTCTTTTAGTAAACAGAGGTTCTTGTCAATATCCGAAGGATTTTTGAATACATCTGTATTTACTTTTTGAAGGATATAGTTCTGCCCGCCCGCAGTTACTTTCCATGTATGGTTAATCAGGCCATCGCCAAAAAGGTTAACAGTCGTATCTTCAGAATCCAGGCCATACAATGGTAAAATATTTTCAAACATGCGTCTTATCAGAATTGGTTATAGAATTCAAACGTAATTATTTAAGTCATTAAACCATTGAGCAAACGTTTGCGCAAAATTATTTAGGGTTAGATACAATCAATTCCGATTCTACAACTACATTAAAATAAGCCTGTTCCGTTCCGGTTTCGTTTTTAGGCCGGTTAATCAGATCGATTAAAATGTCTGCTGCTTTCTTTCCTTGCTTATATGGGAATTGCTCCACAGAGGCAATCGGAGTGTAGTCCATATAGTTTATAATAGGAAGATTGGCATAGCTCACAAAGTCTATCCCCTCCAGTTCCAATGAACGGGTATACCTCATCGCAAATAAAGCCACATAATCGTTAAAGGTGACGATTGCAGTTGGTTTACGCCGGTGATTTAACATGGTATTCATCACGTCTATGGTGCCACTTTCAGAAAGGTCACAACTTACGATCAATGAGGGGTCGAATTTTAAGCGATTGGAAATCATCGCTTTGATATAACCTTCTTTCCGCTCATGACTGGCAACCAATGTGGTAGGACCGTTGATCATTCCTATGGTACGATGTCCTTTTTTCAATAGAAAATTAACGGCTTCATAAGTTCCGTTTTCGAGATTGGAGGCTACATAGTGAATATCTTTAATAGGAGGGATCCGATCAAAAAATACAACGGGAATATTGAGCTTTTTGAAAATTTCAAAATGTTCATAGGTACTGGTAGTTTTTGAAACCGAGACCAATAACCC
This region of Pedobacter steynii genomic DNA includes:
- a CDS encoding phosphotransferase enzyme family protein, whose translation is MFENILPLYGLDSEDTTVNLFGDGLINHTWKVTAGGQNYILQKVNTDVFKNPSDIDKNLCLLKDFLSKKDPDYLFVSPIKTLSGASLLHTASGYFRLSPFVDGSVSLNALTKEEEAYEAARQFGKFSGLLADFNAEDLNITIPDFHNLSLRYEQFKTACANANPERMEKAKAYVDFINDHQDLVDTYLDIVANKEVPLRVIHHDTKISNVLFDKDYKGICVIDLDTVMPGYFISDVGDMMRTYLCAATEEETDFSKISIRKEFFKAVYDGYMEEMQGVLTATEKEYFTYAGKFIIYMQAIRFLADYLQNDVYYGAKYEDHNFNRAVNQITLLKEYIKIEEELKAPLSSLNEPHNQPHAQ
- a CDS encoding LacI family DNA-binding transcriptional regulator, whose product is MSDKPTTIKEIAKILKISVSTVSRALNDHSSIGLTTKMRVKKLAAELNYEPNQKAIQFLQGKSHIIGVILPELSESFFSTAISGIEDVAYKRNYTVLLAQSHDDADREKLLVEKMKTQRVDGLLVSVSKTTSTYEHFEIFKKLNIPVVFFDRIPPIKDIHYVASNLENGTYEAVNFLLKKGHRTIGMINGPTTLVASHERKEGYIKAMISNRLKFDPSLIVSCDLSESGTIDVMNTMLNHRRKPTAIVTFNDYVALFAMRYTRSLELEGIDFVSYANLPIINYMDYTPIASVEQFPYKQGKKAADILIDLINRPKNETGTEQAYFNVVVESELIVSNPK